A portion of the Chlamydia avium 10DC88 genome contains these proteins:
- a CDS encoding incA family protein — protein MTISNRVDESFTTSGKNPPVPPIALPNKAVSTVEKVLCVLKIIAAIALFVSGIVGLVCWSFGAAPALSAAIIMLLIMIVSFALVIWGIRDGLERRTTQEIRKQLEFFRGENERFGVENSRLHEEIEVLLEANAELREQVGHLRNLQSKLQEFGLRMEKHTGDFAVLVADFRNSLSGFEDAGEKVSSLVTPFQTMLTSLEALLSTESVQDLTSSVSSLRLQIKDLEVLVSMAQTTLQSVKEEAAQKELQVKFLEERQKELEAACRKIQDTIAVLESTAGQISIAVGTQTGTSERDEGETTVEGAAESTPVEAPESKEEAKDTAEVAAEGSGSTEESKGKEDDKSGDKKE, from the coding sequence ATGACGATTTCGAATCGGGTTGATGAATCATTTACTACGAGTGGAAAAAACCCACCTGTACCTCCTATTGCTCTCCCTAATAAAGCAGTATCTACTGTAGAGAAGGTTCTCTGTGTATTGAAAATCATTGCTGCCATTGCTCTCTTTGTTTCTGGCATTGTAGGTCTAGTTTGTTGGTCATTTGGTGCTGCACCTGCATTATCTGCTGCAATTATAATGTTGCTTATTATGATTGTTTCTTTTGCACTTGTTATTTGGGGGATCAGAGATGGTTTAGAAAGGAGAACAACTCAAGAAATAAGAAAACAACTCGAATTTTTCAGAGGAGAAAACGAGCGCTTTGGTGTGGAAAATTCTCGTTTACATGAAGAAATTGAAGTTCTATTGGAAGCAAACGCAGAGCTTCGCGAGCAAGTTGGACATCTAAGAAATCTGCAATCGAAGTTACAAGAATTCGGATTAAGAATGGAAAAACATACAGGAGATTTTGCAGTTCTTGTTGCTGATTTCAGAAATAGTCTAAGTGGGTTTGAAGATGCTGGAGAGAAAGTCAGTTCTTTAGTAACTCCTTTCCAAACTATGTTGACTTCTTTAGAAGCTCTCCTAAGTACAGAAAGTGTTCAGGATCTTACTTCTTCTGTTTCTAGTTTAAGATTGCAGATCAAGGATTTAGAAGTGCTTGTTTCCATGGCACAAACCACTTTACAAAGTGTAAAGGAAGAAGCTGCTCAAAAAGAACTTCAAGTTAAATTCTTAGAAGAGCGTCAGAAGGAGTTAGAAGCAGCTTGTAGAAAAATACAAGATACAATTGCTGTATTAGAATCTACAGCGGGACAAATTTCTATTGCTGTTGGAACCCAAACAGGAACAAGTGAAAGAGATGAAGGAGAAACCACAGTAGAAGGTGCTGCTGAAAGTACTCCTGTAGAAGCTCCCGAATCTAAGGAAGAAGCAAAAGATACAGCAGAAGTTGCAGCTGAAGGCTCAGGATCTACTGAAGAATCAAAAGGAAAAGAAGACGATAAGTCAGGAGATAAAAAAGAGTAG
- the rpe gene encoding ribulose-phosphate 3-epimerase: MGGDLACIGAEAQRIAQSGADLIHIDIMDGHFVPNFTFGPGTIAAINRSTDIFLEVHAMIYSPFDFIEAFVQSGADRIIVHFEASENLKELLSYIKKCGIQAGLAFSPETSIEFIPSFLPLCDVILLMSVHPGFCGQSFLPEVSDKIRFTKKAIQLAGLEGKCFIEVDGGITEESGKVCREAGADILVAASYVFQQDGLTIEEKVSLLRGENHGIK, translated from the coding sequence ATGGGCGGGGATCTTGCATGTATAGGTGCTGAAGCTCAAAGAATCGCACAATCTGGTGCTGATCTTATCCATATTGATATTATGGATGGGCATTTTGTACCGAATTTTACTTTTGGCCCTGGAACCATTGCTGCGATTAATCGCTCTACGGATATTTTTTTAGAAGTCCATGCAATGATTTATTCCCCCTTTGATTTTATTGAAGCTTTTGTTCAATCCGGTGCTGATCGCATCATCGTGCATTTCGAAGCCTCTGAAAATCTTAAAGAATTATTATCATACATTAAAAAATGTGGTATCCAAGCAGGGCTTGCTTTCTCTCCGGAAACTTCTATAGAATTTATACCCTCATTTTTACCTCTATGTGACGTGATATTGCTGATGTCTGTCCACCCGGGATTTTGTGGCCAAAGCTTTCTCCCCGAAGTATCTGATAAAATCCGTTTCACGAAAAAAGCAATTCAATTAGCAGGATTAGAAGGTAAATGTTTCATCGAAGTCGATGGAGGAATCACAGAAGAATCAGGCAAAGTATGTCGTGAAGCTGGAGCAGACATTTTAGTTGCCGCGTCCTATGTATTTCAGCAAGATGGACTAACAATAGAAGAAAAAGTTTCACTGCTCAGAGGAGAAAACCATGGTATTAAGTAA
- a CDS encoding elongation factor P yields MVLSNQLSVGMFISTKDGLYKVVSVSKVTGAKGESFIKAVLKSPDSDDTIERNFKVGQEIKEAQFESRNLEYLYIEGDHCLFLDLGNYEKVYVSKEIMKDNFLFLKAGITVSAMVYDGTVFSIELPHFLELMVSKTDFPGDSLLISGGTKKALLETGIEIAVPPFVEIGDVIKIDTRTCEYIQRV; encoded by the coding sequence ATGGTATTAAGTAACCAGCTTTCTGTAGGAATGTTTATTTCTACCAAAGACGGACTCTATAAAGTTGTTTCTGTTTCTAAAGTAACAGGAGCAAAAGGAGAGTCTTTTATAAAAGCTGTATTAAAATCTCCAGATTCTGATGATACTATTGAAAGAAACTTTAAAGTGGGCCAGGAAATAAAAGAAGCCCAATTCGAATCGAGAAATCTGGAATATTTGTATATTGAGGGTGATCACTGCCTTTTTTTAGATCTAGGAAATTATGAAAAAGTATATGTTTCTAAAGAAATTATGAAGGATAATTTTCTATTTCTCAAAGCAGGCATTACTGTCTCTGCAATGGTATATGATGGCACTGTGTTTTCCATAGAATTACCACACTTTTTAGAATTGATGGTATCAAAAACAGATTTCCCCGGAGATTCACTATTAATTTCTGGAGGCACGAAGAAAGCCCTATTGGAAACAGGGATTGAAATCGCTGTACCTCCTTTTGTAGAAATTGGTGATGTTATAAAAATTGATACGCGTACATGTGAGTACATCCAACGCGTCTAA
- the accB gene encoding acetyl-CoA carboxylase biotin carboxyl carrier protein, whose translation MDLKQIEKLMIAMGRNGMKRFVIKREGLELELERDTGDRQNQEPVFYDSRLFAGFSQERPIPMDSSKAVSQELASDKTEQSQQAAGDFISSPLVGTFYSAPSPDAPAFVKPGDIVSEDTVVCIVEAMKVMNEVKAGMSGRIVEVLITNGDPVQFGSKLFRIIKDE comes from the coding sequence ATGGATTTAAAGCAAATAGAAAAGCTTATGATTGCTATGGGTCGCAATGGTATGAAGCGTTTTGTGATCAAACGTGAGGGGCTAGAACTCGAATTAGAAAGAGATACTGGTGATAGACAAAATCAAGAACCTGTATTCTATGACAGCCGACTATTTGCCGGGTTTTCACAAGAACGACCTATTCCTATGGATTCTAGCAAAGCCGTCAGTCAAGAACTTGCCTCCGATAAAACCGAGCAATCTCAACAAGCAGCCGGAGATTTTATCAGCTCACCCCTCGTAGGGACATTCTATAGCGCTCCTTCACCAGATGCTCCCGCATTTGTGAAACCAGGTGATATAGTTTCTGAAGATACTGTTGTCTGTATTGTAGAAGCTATGAAAGTCATGAATGAAGTTAAAGCAGGGATGTCAGGCCGTATTGTAGAAGTATTAATTACTAATGGTGATCCTGTACAATTTGGATCCAAGTTATTTCGTATAATTAAAGATGAATAA
- the accC gene encoding acetyl-CoA carboxylase biotin carboxylase subunit — translation MKKVLIANRGEIAVRIIRACHDLGLATVAVYSLADQEALHVLLADEAVCIGEPQSAKSYLKISNILAACEITGADAVHPGYGFLSENPNFASICESCGLTFIGPSSESIKMMGDKIAAKQLAKKVKCPVIPGSEGVIKDESEGLKIAEKIGFPIVIKAVSGGGGRGIRIVQEKDEFFKAFSAAKAEAEAGFNNPDVYIEKFIENPRHLEVQILGDKHGNYVHLGERDCTIQRRRQKLIEETPSPILTPELRAKVGKVAIDLAKSANYYSVGTVEFLLDKDRKFYFMEMNTRIQVEHTITEEVTGIDLLKEQIYVAMGKKLTWKQKNITFKGHVIQCRINAEDPSNNFSPSPGKLDYYLPPAGPSIRVDGACYSGYAIPPYYDSMIAKVISKGKNREEAIAIMKRALKEFHIGGISSTIPFHQFMLDNPKFVNSEYDINYIDNLLSQGDPLF, via the coding sequence ATGAAAAAAGTCTTAATAGCCAATCGTGGAGAAATTGCTGTACGGATTATACGTGCGTGTCATGATCTAGGACTAGCAACTGTCGCAGTATATTCACTGGCAGATCAAGAGGCATTACATGTATTACTAGCAGACGAAGCAGTGTGCATTGGAGAACCTCAATCTGCTAAATCCTACTTAAAAATCTCTAATATTTTAGCAGCTTGCGAAATCACAGGAGCTGATGCCGTCCATCCAGGTTATGGTTTTTTAAGTGAAAACCCCAACTTTGCCTCCATATGTGAGAGTTGCGGTCTTACCTTCATAGGCCCTAGTTCAGAATCCATTAAAATGATGGGAGATAAAATAGCCGCTAAACAATTAGCAAAGAAAGTAAAATGTCCCGTAATTCCTGGATCTGAAGGCGTTATTAAAGATGAATCTGAAGGGTTAAAAATAGCAGAAAAAATTGGTTTTCCTATAGTTATCAAAGCTGTTTCCGGAGGAGGAGGGCGAGGAATTCGTATAGTACAAGAGAAAGATGAGTTTTTTAAAGCTTTCTCAGCAGCAAAAGCAGAAGCAGAAGCAGGCTTCAATAACCCAGATGTATACATTGAAAAATTTATAGAAAATCCTAGACACCTTGAAGTACAAATTCTAGGAGATAAACATGGAAACTATGTTCATCTAGGGGAAAGAGATTGTACAATACAACGACGTAGACAAAAACTCATAGAAGAAACGCCGAGCCCTATTCTTACCCCTGAATTGCGGGCTAAAGTAGGAAAGGTAGCCATAGACTTAGCAAAAAGTGCAAATTATTACTCCGTAGGTACGGTAGAATTCTTATTAGATAAAGATAGGAAATTCTACTTCATGGAAATGAATACGCGTATTCAGGTAGAACATACGATTACAGAAGAAGTCACAGGAATAGATCTTCTTAAAGAACAAATCTATGTAGCTATGGGTAAAAAGCTCACTTGGAAACAGAAGAACATAACTTTCAAAGGTCATGTCATTCAGTGTCGTATCAATGCTGAAGATCCTAGCAATAATTTTTCTCCCTCTCCAGGCAAATTGGACTACTATCTCCCACCAGCAGGTCCATCTATACGTGTAGATGGAGCATGCTATAGTGGATACGCAATTCCTCCTTACTACGATTCCATGATCGCTAAGGTTATTTCTAAAGGGAAAAATAGAGAAGAAGCAATAGCTATAATGAAAAGAGCATTAAAAGAATTCCACATCGGGGGGATTAGTTCTACTATTCCTTTTCATCAATTCATGCTGGACAATCCTAAATTTGTTAATTCTGAGTACGATATTAACTATATCGATAATCTTTTATCTCAAGGTGACCCTTTATTTTAG